The Oceanispirochaeta sp. genomic interval CTGGAGGCATAGGAGCGTTCCAGTTGGACAAAATCAATGACATCCTGGACCTGAATGGGGGTGTTGAAGTAGTTCTGGATGAACAATTCCATGGAGTGGACATGATGAGATCCCTCTTTTCCGGTCAAAGGAGCATTGTCCTTGGACTGCGCTTTGCCTCTGCTGAGTTTTCCCAGTATGGTATTCAGACGTCCCAGATTTTCCAGCCTGATCCCCGGATGCTGATAAATCCTCTGGCTGGGGATTTCCGAGAATATTTTTAACAGTTCTTCCGGAGTATCTGTATGAAGAATAGGATTGTCCGGATTAATACAAAGGGGTGCAAACAGATCGGAAAACTCACCTGTAAATCCCAGCCAGAAATAGGACCAGGGTTCTTTGAGATCTGCCTGATAGGAGTGTTTCTGTCCCGGGAATATGAGAAAGGCGTCCCCCCTGGAAAGCTTCCATCGTTTTCTGCGGGAATGATAGACTCCCTCTCCCTGTTGGATGATGTGAAGCAGGTAGTAATCTCTTATGCCTCCAAATTCATGGCCGGGTGAGCAGTCTTCCCGGCCCCATTGGACCAACCCGGTGGTATAATTTTTCTGTTCTGAAAGCTGGGATCTTCTCATAAGCACTATAATACCACCCAAATACAATAAAATACCATCATAAAACAACAATATGACAGTTTCGTGAGTGCCTAGTCGGTGATATTCTTTTATTAATAAAATAGATAAGGGAGTCATTATGGCCAATATCGTTATTATCGGTGCGGGAAGTCTGGTCTTCTCAAGCCGTCTCACAGCTGACATTCTGACCTATTCTGCTCTGGAAA includes:
- a CDS encoding AraC family transcriptional regulator yields the protein MRRSQLSEQKNYTTGLVQWGREDCSPGHEFGGIRDYYLLHIIQQGEGVYHSRRKRWKLSRGDAFLIFPGQKHSYQADLKEPWSYFWLGFTGEFSDLFAPLCINPDNPILHTDTPEELLKIFSEIPSQRIYQHPGIRLENLGRLNTILGKLSRGKAQSKDNAPLTGKEGSHHVHSMELFIQNYFNTPIQVQDVIDFVQLERSYASRIYKEQTGTTLGSSIRNLRLLKAEEYLKTGWSAKETAYSCGYRDYNNFLKAFKKAYGMTPGAFKG